The DNA region ccaattaggactttcttaGATAAGTATTTGGTCCTCCCTTTACTTGAtttctctctcacatattgtcaaacatcgaaactcaagcttgagtcaactcgaGTTTAGCCAAATTGGTCAACCTCGACTGGagaatgattgcaccaacatgtcATATATTCATGGAAAGGCTAATTCCTAATgtttttaaggaactcttaccaaaATTTTGTATGGGGTGTCATTACAGAGTTAGCATTTTTCttcatgatatttgctcaacagttttgagacATTCACATATGGAGACATTAGAGAGAGACATTCTAATCATTTTGTGTAATTTAGAAAGGATATTTCCACTTTTATTTTTTGATTCCATGGAatatcttttggttcacttgccatatgaggtCAAAGTTGGAGGTCTTGTCCATTTCTGATAAAtttatccatttgaaaggtaaaatttcatcttttaaattttattattaatgcataaaaattgactaattttattatatattaatatctaataCAATTTTTTTATTACAATCAGGTTCCTATATTATTTGAACAAAAAGGTGAAAAATAAGGTACGTGTTGAAGTCTCTATTATTAATGTATATTATGGAGGAAGTAataacttttgcatcatattattttgagtcTCACATTCAGAGCAAAAGGTGGAGAGTGGGAAGAAATGACAAGGGTCCTATTGATCCCAATTTAAattcattctcaaattttaactaCCCTAGTCGACTAAGTGGACCATATAAGCAGAGATAATTAACTGGTCAAGAATGGTGCACAACCCTcacatatattttactaaattatcTAGAAGTAACGTCATATTTTGAGTTagtatatattttctattttttatatttcttatgTTGTAAATTGTTTGTGTtataacttattttttttatgataagatTTTCCAAAACTTAAATTCTGAAATATCAACACAAGAGTTTGATTGCTTCTGTCATGAAGAATTTGTACAGTGGTTTAAATTATTTGTAAGTAGACAATCTAAATTTGGTTTACACATATCTTGacgtttaaaaatatttatttgacTTTAGGTTTATGATAATCTAGTTCACGTTAAGCAAAAATTGCTAATCTATTTGTCATGGGGACGAAAATCGATGATACGTACTTGGTTAGCATATTTCATAAAcgaatataattttcatactcaagaatatggaatgATAAAAACTACAATGAATAGTGAGATTTGTGTGTATTCATCCAATGTGGAAGTACAAGCAATCATTTTTATGATTTACTTAATGAAATTATAGAGGTAAAATACCCTAACCCAGAAATGTGAGTAATTTTTTTTGTGTTGCTAGTTTGACCTTGTCAAAGGGATAAAGCTGCATCCATGGTATAATTTgtttgaaataaatcataagagattatATAAGATATATGAACCATTTGTATGGGCACAACAAATGATTCAAGTATTCTATGCTTTAAATCCTAGTTTAAAACGTGACAAAATTGATTATATGAGTTGTTTTTAAAATGAAAGcacagaaaaaaaattaaggaatgtTGAGAAGACATTgtatatcaacaagaggaagttgtGAACACATTTCAGACCAATGAATATATAATATTCTAACGTTACAAAATCCGAGCAGAGTAATGCTAAACGTGGATTCAAGTGAAATTCATAAGAATGATAATAAAGAGGAGGAGGATGAGAGTGACAATGAAGACTTTAATTTTTTATGATAGATAAGTTTTGTTATCTTaatataacaaaaatatttttttgattttcATATATGGTAATATTTTGAGTAAATTTATATGTTTTATCTGTTAAATGCACTGTATTTTTTCCTATATGTCATTAGAGGTGACATCTTGATGTTTTATTTAATTCGCACACTCTCTAATATGTTATTAAATATGGTAAGTTTTTTCATGTTCTTCATTATGCATTTAATTTGTATTTACTTTATCCTAACAATTTTAATTGACAGTCTGATGCGGTGGTCATAGATGGAGTACTCTTGGCCAGTGTACTTCAGCAGTACCTATCACTGTACCTACACCCCTGACCCCTTCAATTGTAGGACCTTTCCATGCACCTTCTCATTCACCTTTCCCAGTACCTTCGCCAGTACTCATGTAAGCTCCTTCATTCAGACATTCAGTTGCTGAGATGCAACACAGTTGAGAGTTTATAGTCTCTTACGaagattcgtaagtactataaaatattttattttttcaactatcttaattatttaatactatttattTGTAACTTTATGATAGATTTGTAAATTCTATAGGTGTTATTCACGAGATTAATAGAATAGTGAATAACCATTGAGGAGGGGCTTCGATGACATATACAAGCACTCCAACACCCACAAAAGGTTATACGTATTGTAATAATTACTAGATAATTTTTAtacaatataaatttataaattttaaatccaTTTTAAATACGTATACTAACTACTGGATAACTTatacatactatattatctatcgatgactactacaaatattaaatcaaaagatatttttaaaataaaaatgattGAATGGGtgtcttttgatatttttttttaaataaaaaaggtTACCTTTATGATTTATAACATTTAGTTTGTCTTTTGATTTTTTgccaaatttttaaaatcatgaccCTGCTCTTGGCCGGAAGATTCATGATGCTGTGTGATTGTTGCATCACTGtggttaaaaaaattttactgGTGGAAGTTGCATAAGCAATGATTTCTAATCATAGAGATGGTCCACGTGTATCTATGTATAATGAAGTGACTGGTCCATACGCTTTATCATTGTCTCCGATGTGATTAAACTTGACAGATTTTTAGTGCTAACAGTGGCTTGATATCATCATAATCAGTACCTTGGTGTTTCAAAAAAAAAGATGTGTTGGACATCCAACGTTACATCATTGTACAAGAGGAACAGAGTTGCAGGTGCAGACCAATAAAGCCTAGAAAAGACACGGGAGGAACCTTGCCcttctccttccttccttcctccaTTATTATTTCCCTCTGTCTCCAGTCCACTGCCAGCTCACATCATCACTCCTAtccaactttttttttaaaaaaaaaacatttctagaaaaacttaaaataaaaaaaaatatctcatgagatattttatacttaatataagttgttattttttttataattgatCGTCAAAATAAATTAGCAACGAAATAGTTGCTGTAATGGATATCAGAAGCTATAATATAAAAAgggaaattattttatttttaattcctcctcctcctccttctcatcgCCTGCAATCTCTCATCTGCTATAAGTACCTACTCTCGCCTCCTCAATCCTCACCACTCAcattcttcctctgcttcttaaTCAATCCTCAGTTGATTATTGAGCCATGTCTTCCtcttctgctgctgctgctgctgctgcagtGAGAGTGGCAATGGTGGCGGTGTTTCTAATGGCGACGATGGCCGCCGGCGGTAGCTTCTTGGAGGACTTCGATGTCACCTGGGGCGACAGCCGCGCTAAGATTCTGGAAAACGGCCAGCTCCTTACCCTCGCCCTCGACCGCACCTCCGGTTCCGGCTTCCAGTCCAAGCACGAGTACCTCTTCGGCAAGATCGACATGCAGATCAAGCTCGTTCCCGGCAACTCCGCCGGCACTGTCACTGCCTACTAcgtaatatatttatatataattaacCTCCATTCCGcttgttaaattaatttagttgTAGATCATCTTGTTgttttggtttggtttggtttgatttgatttgatttttcagTTGTCGTCGATGGGAGCGACTCACGACGAGATCGACTTCGAGTTCCTCGGAAACCTCAGCGGCGAGCCCTACACTCTGCACACGAACGTGTACACGCAGGGGAAGGGCGACAGGGAGATGCAGTTCCGCCTCTGGTTCGATCCCACCAAGGATTTCCACACCTACTCCATCATCTGGAACCCGAAACACGTCATGTAGTCAATTCCCCCCTTTCGcaattcattcattcattcattcctAGAAACTAAAACGCTAGCTTTCGATGCGGTCAGTTTTACGGTGGACGGGACGCCGATCAGGGACTTCAAGAACCTGGAGTCGCGTGGCGTCGCGTTCCCGCGCAGTCAGCCGATGCGGGTCTACTCGAGCCTGTGGAACGCC from Zingiber officinale cultivar Zhangliang chromosome 4B, Zo_v1.1, whole genome shotgun sequence includes:
- the LOC121976078 gene encoding probable xyloglucan endotransglucosylase/hydrolase protein 23, which translates into the protein MSSSSAAAAAAAVRVAMVAVFLMATMAAGGSFLEDFDVTWGDSRAKILENGQLLTLALDRTSGSGFQSKHEYLFGKIDMQIKLVPGNSAGTVTAYYLSSMGATHDEIDFEFLGNLSGEPYTLHTNVYTQGKGDREMQFRLWFDPTKDFHTYSIIWNPKHVIFTVDGTPIRDFKNLESRGVAFPRSQPMRVYSSLWNADDWATRGGLVKTDWSKAPFVAAYRGFRAEACGGGRPCEASKSKGGWWNQELDLTSQGRMQWVQRNFMIYHYCHDAKRFPQGLLPECSIP